gtgttttttatattatctatatgtacatgatgtatatgtatatgtgtagGTTTTGAATTTAAGGATgatgtccattttcactgaaaaaaTATGCGATCCGACTCCGGGTGAGAAATGTCTTGCTGTGTTGGAGACACATTCGTAGACTTTAGATggtttttgctttttgtctggttgttgtctctttgacattctcaattgtattgaAAGTTAATATCATGTTTTGTAATGATCTGTTTGTCTCCAATCCTTTTATCTCACCtttgaaaataataagttaCTGTGGATAAAACCTAGTTAGTAACTTACAGATAATTTTATCTTCGTGGGGTAACTCGCAAACCATAGTGACTTTATACACCAATGATGTTAATTTCACTCTCATAGGGTTCGTATTGTGAATATTGTGCAAGAATCGGTAATTTGGTAACTACTACAACTACCTATACTTCCCCTTTTATAGAAGAGACTTGATTTGAATTTGCCGAAAAATAAGGTCAATGATTTTGCATCGAATAAAAGCTATGTACAGACACGAAAAACTCTCAGTCAAGTATTTTCAACTCATGTAGACTTTTCAATTTCCTGTTGTCCTTAGTATTCTCTTAATACAGAATGCGGATTTGTTTAGCGAATATGCTAACATACATATGAGAGTAGATATAATTGACATAGGGAATGCTATAAACAAACTTCAAGATAGTTCTGGTTGTTCTGATAATGCTTTTAGATGGTCAAGCctttaaaaattgttgaaaatgaaaGTCAGGCAGATGACTGTTGTTggtcattcgtttgatgtgttttgtcatttaattttgccaCTTGATTAGGggctttccattttgaattttcctcggacttcagtttttttttgtgattagactttttaatacatttggtTTTCGCTACCTTTGTTCTCTAAAATACCCAAACGAAAGGAAAGATGCCAAAAGTAATTATGCGTCATCAAACGCAGgtctttttatataatgtatattcaaTTATAAAAGGTAATGAtcagaaaaatgttaaaacagttCTAACAACTATATGTACGACAACCAGTGAAGTCTTCTCACTTTGGATAGGCACATAACGCATATGGCGGGGATAACCATGATTGTGAGGGGTTCTTCTAAGTGTCACCTGGTACAGCACAACACGTAGTAACATGATCATATTAGTTCAAAATAGGCAAGTTCAAAATATTAGCACGAAACACATAAAAGCTATCCTATTTATCCATGAGATTACATTAATCGTTTCCCTCCTCAATCAAAATGCTTTCAACCCAAACGCGGTCAGTACGAACAAGTTTTGAAATGAACACATcgtaaaaaaaacaccactatcaaaaacttttaaaaaaataaatgtgttttaatagCAAGTaaagtcaacaaaagaaacatgatacaaattttaatgttaatCATGACGTCTAatctaatatcttttttttcattgtgaCGCTTGAACTGTTTATATATAGCAGTAATTAACAATACAATAGACCAATACGAAATATTATAAGTTTAACCATaatatttctttatcattttgGACGCTGGAACTGTTGCAAAAATTCTGGCAGGAGCACCACTTCCATCATATATGTTGATAGCAGGAACAAATATTGTCGATCCTGAAAGTGGTAGTCTGTCCAGATTAGCAACATTCAGTACCACAGGTATGTTTCTTTGAAATAGAAATGTGAAATTGGACAAATCAACTTTACCCGGTGGTGAGTCGCCAATAGACGGAGTGTCACTTCCAACGATGTTTACAGATCGAAATTTCGCTAAAAATGTAATTGCTTTGAATTCATAAGATGGAAACTCGTAAGAAGAAACATCAGAAGTGTTTTGAGTATTGAATACTTTAAATGGATCTGGGTATCTACTAGACCATCCGGAATTAAACAGAACGACTGCTCCTTTCGGTATTCGGCCATGAGTTGCTTCCCATCGTTTTATGTCCGATACTTTTACTCTGTAATTCACGTTTCCCGAGACCTGtctcctgatatctatgataaCTCCTGGTCCATATAATTTGTCTAATGGAATCTCGTGCATACGTTTTTTGTTTCTGTAGAAGTGAGAAGGGGCATCGACGTGAGTTCCACTGTGTTCAGATGTTCTAATATAGTTAGTCTCAAACCTAAatggatgaaaattatattaaaaccaGAGCATTAGTAAAATGAAGCAAATATACCTGCCCACCAAAATATTTGTTCTGACATTTATTATagtgagatattttttttaaagaatgattacatttatttaaacatttgtcaaCTTTGTTAACTGTTATTCCACACCTTTAGAATGTATGTTTGTATAATCTGTAGCTATCGCATATAATTCTGCAAAACCTATGATGACAATGAAAACaactacatatttgtttttcgttcattttttttacataaataaggccgtcagttttctcgtttgaattgttttacattgttttatcggggccttttatagctgactatacagtatgggctttgctcattgttgaaggccgtacggtgacctatagttgttaatgcttgtgtcattttggttttttgtggatagttgtctcattggcaatcatatcacatcttctttttaataacGTCCTATTTATCTCATTGAACCATAAACCTTTGAATTGCTTCACATGTTGGTAATATACACTTTTATCATTTACAATGCGATATGGGTTTTGTCTTATAATGACATTTGAATACGCTGAATATTATCTTtggtggattgttgtctcatttgccGCGATGAATCATCTTCTTATACATGGGTTGTACTTTCAATAGTAGTATGCCCAAACGTCTTCTTGtaagatatgtataatattgaaatgtttagGAAAAGCAGTTGTTTTACGAACTCTGTATGCAtctggtaatttaaaaaaaaattgtaaacattatttgcaaaaacttgttttcattattttcataactttgtatacattattttcataaatttgtctATTGTAACTTCATGCCATGTTCACTCGACCTTTTCCATGATATTTTGATAGAACTATATGCTACCACTCTAATTTATTGATCCTGCTATCCGTCAACTCGAGTTGCTTAGGTGTTCAAACTCCTATTGAGATTTTACTGAACTTTAAGTTTATTATTACTATGAGTTTGCATTGATTTCTAAAACTGATAACTCATATTATTTTCGTTAAATTGTTTAATTACCAACATCAAATATCatctgtaaatagttatcaaaggtaccaagattaaAATTTAGAACGCCAGACACGTGTTTCGTCTAAAACAATACTCATCACTGACGCTCAAACCATATTTTTAAGCCAAACAAAgacaaagttttgtaaaccggaaatttataaaaatgactacattattgatattcatgacaAAACCTCGAACCCTAAACTCTACTTTTTTTCATAACGTAATTACATAcagtttaaaaagatattttttaaagtttttataaagTACTTGTTATTTGGTTATAATGGTCAAAACAAAGTAGGTGCAAATGTTTATGCATGAAAAGCAAGAATTATTTCCTGTCAAATTATATCTTAAAAACTTTTTAAGTGTAAAACTGTCAATTCATAACATTCTTTTAGAAACCTAGTTATCTTTTCCTTATATCCATTGTAATTACATGCGTAACTTACCAGTTACCGCCAAGTGCCTCGCTGATAGATctatttacaatttcaaaactgTACGGTGGAAAGAATGGAGCCGTCAGAGGTTTTGGTCCATGCACGTGAGATAGGTCCACTACACGAATATCAGAGCAGCTTGAAGATGGTGCGGCATTAATTCCGTCTActgaacatataaataaaacaagaaacacaGTCTTAGTTGTCCAATGCATTTTCATTGTATGAAACATACATCATCTTGTGTAGACTATAAATAGTATGTTGtgttaattgttttcaatattacatgtatattagcGTCCATAATTAATTACATAACAACGTCAATGACCTTAAGAACACATATATCACTAATGtatcaaaatgtatatttccCCCTTAAGACCGCATAAAGCATTACAAATTCTAGGAAGTAAATATGTTTCTTGgaaaacattaaataacaacaaaataagTTTCATTGACCTGTGTATAATATGACGTAATTTTGTTTCAAAGTTGATGTTTTTCTAAATATTGAGTCACAGCGGTTTTATATCTTTACCTCAATTTAAACCTATTTATTTACTGTTTACCTTAATTATCCTTccctattttttattaactatatatTTGCATTGTCTCACAAATGTAATCGTTCATTGTGTGTTAGTTTGGATTACTACGTTTtgtgattgagttaagccttccaattgatattttatagttgtGATGTGATACTTTTTTTCCGGAAAGGGGGAAACTATGGTaacattaaaacgtttaatcccgcagCAATAGTTTGCACCTGTCCTCAGTCATGAGTCTGATGCTCAGttgttgtcgtctgtttatatGGTTCCTTAATGTTTGTTATAagtgttttatatagattagacggTTGGTCTTcccctttgaattgttttacactagtatttttaGGCCCATTTTAGCTCGGTGTTTGGtgttagccaaggctccgtgttgaaaggcctaccttgacctataatggtttacttttatgaattgttacttgggtggagagttgtctcattggcactcataccaaatcttcctgtatcaatttaaataaatacatatagcATGTTACAACTAGATAATGATATTAtggcaaaaatataatttaatatacgACTGAcgtataccatgtatatggctcACAAAAGATATATGTTCTCTCACTGCATCGAGTTTGATACCACAGTTTTCTTTTGAACagttcaatttataaatttacgaTTTGAAATGTGTATATGGTATTGCGTTTGATGCAGTGTAAAATCTGATTCTCTCGTGATCTTTTATGTGCAGGCATACTTTTCAATGATGTGTAAGAGGAATGTGTTCTTTTTAAGTCATCTTCAGTGCATCGTTGTTTTTGTCTtcacaaaatagaaaaccaGAAGACAGCAAGGGTATGACTAAGAATTGCATTTAGACCAATGAGGAACTGGTATCAAAAACTTTCTGGGAAAGTATAAATGAGCTCAGAATTAGAGGAATATCAAATACGGGTCACTGGTCGCAAAAAGTTACCCAGCAAATGGCTTATACATGAACACTAACTTCACTACTTGAGCGGTAAAATTAGTTCAAAGCTATTAAGCAGGTCTGGCTGATATGCAATTCTTGTGATAAATTTGCGAcacaatatatttcattaaatttgctTTAAGATTCAGGTGATCAATTCGAAACCCAAACTAGGATAAACATGTAATCACATGTCAAGGTCTCGGAATTCTTAGgcaattcaattttaatttaacaattGGAAACAAtcataatagatatagaaagatgttaaccattataggtcaatgtacggccttcaacacggaaccgtGGCTCActccgaacaacaagctataaagggctctcttatacatttcattttgtagctgagaaaaatgcatgtTTAATTAATGTTTCAAATCAATGAACCGCTTCCGGTTATATTTTCTTATGCTTAAACATGTAGTTGTTTAGAATTGATTACATAAATTACATGACACAGTTCAACTACCACGTATCTCGTCTTTATTGCATGGATATCATCCCTTTTAACATacattaatcaataaatatgaaaataaaagataaaacaacaacaacaatgacATTGAAATTATAGTATATATCAAAGTACTGTCAACTCCAGGACACATGTACCAGGTAGTCAAATTAATCGTACTGCCAAAAAACGACATATGAGAAACAAATTATTAGGGGAATTTGTGTAATTGTGTAATTATCCCTGTATGCAAGTTTACTTAACTGTCTCTAGCCATAGTTAAATTATAACCGGTTGTCTGTCAATTATACAAATCGACCATTGCCATAATAAATAACTTCAGATATCTACTCTATAACTGATGCAGATTTTCATTCTGTCTTCGATAATCCCTTGAAGAAGAATGAGTATATGtttgcaaatatccttataaaATTAGTTAATATAATTGACATCAGGAAAAGAATAATGTGTTTGTGTGTTGAACAATGCTTTAACCAAACGAAAGTGATAAATAATAATGGTCTTGGATCGAGTTCCATTTTTGAACGAATGGTATTATGAGAATATACAAAGGGTAAACTAGATTTAACAAAATTGCTTATGATAGTTATGGATTTTATGAGAAGTCTAACGACATTAGACATGTAACTACAGAATATGGCGTAGTTCAACATGAATGTTAGCTCCTCATCCGCGTCTCACCTGGAACAGCTCAATATAAAAACAGGCTAAACAAATAAGTTCCAAATGGCCGAACATAATAGCACGGAACACATCAAACAACCAactgaaaattaattttgaattgataacCTTTGAGAATAAGTTTATCCCATTGACAAATGAGTTTTAACTGAGTATAACACAATTCAAAAAGCGATTTAAACAGAATAACCGTAAACATTGTGGTATGATATCCCGTTTTTCGTATGAACTCTACAGATTGAGACAAACTACAAACCTTATATGTGGATatattagaaaatcaagtgAAACGTTtacttaaacatgtttaactttaataaatatatgcaaCAGTAGTgcaccgctgttcgaaagtgaaaaattgattgagagaaaacaaaactgGGTTACAAACTCAAATTGAGTAAAGGAAAACATCCACTTTAATAGGAAGATAACGAAACAagagaaacactgaagtgcaacaagaAACCAAAACgtcaatgcaacacacacagaaacgaacttaTGCAACtgccatttttctgacttgaTAAGGGACATacaagtaaaaattaaatttttgaggTCATGATTTATCAGTGAAACATCAAATTCACTTAATGACGTATTCAACGTCAACACAAACGTGGTCATCACAAACAAGTTTTGAAATTCACACACCGTACGAAGAAGCTAAAGGAACagctctttaaaaaaaagaaaaactaaacGATTTTTATCAATGTGAATGTGACTCACTCTATAAAAGATTAATGTTTATTATTCAGTTTAATCTAATAtcttcttttcaattttgacgCTGAAACTGTTGCAAATATTCTGGCCGGTGCACCACTTCCATCGTATATGTTGATAGCAGGAACTAATATTGTCGATCCGGAAAGTGGGAGTCGGTCCAGATTGGCAACATTCAGTACCACAGGTATGTTTCTTTGAAATAGAAATGTGAAATTGGACAAATCAACTCTACTGGTAGGTGAGTCACCAATAGACGGAGTGTCACTTCCAACTATGTTAACAGAACGAAATTTCGCTAAAAATTGCACTGAATTCATAGGATGAAAATTGGTAGGAGGTAATATCAGAAGTGTTTTGGGTATTGAACACTCTATTTGGATTTGGATGTCTGCTAGACCATCCGGAATTAAACAGAACGACTGCTCCTTTCGGTATTCGGCCATGTGTTGCTTCCCATCGTTTAATGTCCGATACTTTTACTCTGTAATTCACGTTTTTCGATACCTGTCTCCTAATATCTATGATAACTCCTGGTCCATATAATTTGTCTAATGGAATTTCATTCATGCGTTTTCTGTTTCTGTAGAAATGTGATGGAGCATCAATATGTGTTCCACTGTGTTCAGATGTGCCAATATAGTTAATTTCAAACCTGTATAGATAAAAGATATTCAACGTTTTTAAGCAGTGTTGAATCTTTTAATGGATTCATTACAAAATTATGCCAACACAAATGTTATTGAGCGTGCAGTACCTTGAGACATGTTTTTGAAATGGTATATTGGACATTTGAACCgttaataaacaatttatatgcAAGTAATATTTCTTTGCCAATAGGAGATACCGCCTTGTTGGTCTCATTGTATCTTGTTGACCACACATGCAAAATGTCGGGGTTCGAACATCGGCCAAATCAAACTATAGACTTGGAAAAGGTATTTGCAACGTTTTGCTAAGTATGCAGTGTTTAGGAGTAAGATCTAAGATTGATTTGCTCGGCGTAAGAATAATATGTACTGGTAAGAATATATATCTCCTTGTTTTTCTTTGCTTTTATGCTAGTTTGTTTTTCCACTGATTAATATTATAACTAGATGTTTACTGCTCTTTTCTGTATCCTGT
The nucleotide sequence above comes from Mytilus trossulus isolate FHL-02 chromosome 5, PNRI_Mtr1.1.1.hap1, whole genome shotgun sequence. Encoded proteins:
- the LOC134719684 gene encoding isatin hydrolase-like encodes the protein MFHTMKMHWTTKTVFLVLFICSVDGINAAPSSSCSDIRVVDLSHVHGPKPLTAPFFPPYSFEIVNRSISEALGGNWFETNYIRTSEHSGTHVDAPSHFYRNKKRMHEIPLDKLYGPGVIIDIRRQVSGNVNYRVKVSDIKRWEATHGRIPKGAVVLFNSGWSSRYPDPFKVFNTQNTSDVSSYEFPSYEFKAITFLAKFRSVNIVGSDTPSIGDSPPGKVDLSNFTFLFQRNIPVVLNVANLDRLPLSGSTIFVPAINIYDGSGAPARIFATVPASKMIKKYYG
- the LOC134718000 gene encoding isatin hydrolase-like — its product is MKMRCTTTIFVFLSLVTGIVAARRSSCSDIRVVDLSHVHGPKPLTAPFFPPYSFNIVNRSYSPMLGGNWFEINYIGTSEHSGTHIDAPSHFYRNRKRMNEIPLDKLYGPGVIIDIRRQVSKNVNYRVKVSDIKRWEATHGRIPKGAVVLFNSGWSSRHPNPNRVFNTQNTSDITSYQFSSYEFSAIFSEISFC